One Acinetobacter colistiniresistens DNA segment encodes these proteins:
- the argB gene encoding acetylglutamate kinase yields MPHEHIGIDKAKILIEALPYIQRFAGKTLVVKYGGNAMTDPELESSFARDIVLLKTVGLNPIVVHGGGPQVDSLLKRLGQESARIDGMRVTDQATMEVVEMVLGGSVNKSIVNLINKHGGRAIGLTGKDGNLLRARKLLMEKQEADGSVSQIDLGMVGEVTGVKTDVLEMFTQSDFIPVIAPLGVDEEGNTYNINADLVAGKVAEALGAEKLILLTNISGVLDENKNLLTGLSTQEVDRLIETGVIYGGMIPKVGCALDAVKGGVVSAHIVDGRVPHASLLEIFTDHGVGTLITNRVKH; encoded by the coding sequence ATGCCACATGAGCATATCGGCATTGATAAAGCAAAAATTTTGATCGAAGCTTTGCCGTATATCCAACGTTTTGCAGGAAAAACGCTGGTTGTAAAATATGGTGGTAATGCGATGACGGACCCAGAGCTAGAAAGTTCCTTTGCTCGTGACATCGTGTTGTTAAAAACCGTTGGCCTAAATCCAATTGTTGTACATGGCGGTGGTCCACAAGTGGATTCATTGTTAAAACGTCTTGGACAAGAGTCTGCTCGTATCGATGGCATGCGTGTAACCGACCAAGCCACGATGGAAGTGGTTGAAATGGTTTTGGGCGGCAGCGTCAATAAATCGATTGTTAACCTAATTAATAAGCATGGTGGACGTGCTATTGGTTTAACAGGTAAAGATGGAAACTTGTTGCGTGCTCGCAAATTATTGATGGAAAAACAGGAAGCCGATGGCTCTGTTTCGCAAATTGATTTGGGCATGGTTGGTGAAGTGACTGGTGTGAAAACCGACGTTCTGGAAATGTTCACGCAAAGCGATTTTATCCCTGTGATTGCCCCTCTTGGTGTAGACGAGGAAGGGAATACTTATAATATCAATGCGGATCTTGTGGCTGGAAAAGTTGCAGAAGCATTGGGTGCGGAAAAGTTGATTCTACTGACCAATATCAGCGGTGTATTGGACGAAAATAAAAACTTATTGACGGGTTTAAGCACGCAAGAAGTTGATCGTCTGATAGAAACTGGGGTGATTTATGGTGGCATGATTCCAAAAGTGGGTTGTGCGTTAGATGCAGTTAAAGGTGGCGTTGTAAGCGCGCATATTGTGGATGGGCGTGTACCACATGCAAGTCTATTAGAAATTTTTACCGATCATGGTGTGGGTACTTTAATTACCAATCGTGTGAAGCATTAA
- a CDS encoding class II glutamine amidotransferase: MCQLLGMNCATPTDITFSFRGFSQRAGVTSDHCDGFGIAFFEDKACRLFVDNQSAVESPIADLIRNYPIKSRNVIAHIRKATQGKINLENSHPFLRELWGRHWIFAHNGDLHDFKPELSGRFEPVGNTDSELAFCYLLDQFVQAFGYTEPSLEEIFALLQRIAPQIAEHGTFNFCLSNGKALFSYATTKLHWLVREYPFQHAHLIDLDVKVDFSEVTTPEDRVAVITTEPLTHNEAWTAYQAGEMILFQHGQPILQALTQVERLIREAQNPALKRVTKADQY; this comes from the coding sequence ATGTGCCAGCTATTAGGAATGAATTGCGCCACTCCAACCGATATTACCTTTTCTTTCCGTGGATTTTCACAACGGGCAGGGGTAACCTCAGATCATTGTGATGGCTTTGGAATTGCTTTTTTTGAAGACAAAGCTTGCCGCTTATTTGTGGATAATCAATCTGCGGTCGAATCACCTATTGCTGATTTAATTCGTAATTATCCAATTAAATCACGTAATGTCATCGCGCATATCCGTAAAGCGACTCAAGGTAAAATTAACCTTGAAAACTCACATCCTTTTTTGCGCGAGCTTTGGGGCAGACATTGGATTTTTGCCCATAATGGTGATTTGCATGACTTTAAACCTGAATTGAGTGGTCGTTTTGAGCCAGTAGGCAATACCGATAGTGAACTTGCATTCTGTTATTTACTTGATCAATTCGTGCAAGCATTTGGCTATACCGAGCCAAGTTTGGAAGAGATTTTTGCACTTTTACAGCGTATAGCGCCTCAGATTGCGGAACATGGCACATTTAATTTCTGCTTGTCGAATGGTAAAGCTTTATTTAGTTATGCCACCACCAAGTTGCATTGGCTTGTACGCGAGTATCCATTCCAGCACGCACATTTGATTGATCTCGACGTTAAAGTGGATTTTAGTGAAGTTACCACACCAGAAGATCGGGTTGCTGTGATCACGACTGAGCCTTTAACACATAATGAAGCATGGACTGCTTACCAAGCAGGGGAAATGATTTTATTTCAGCATGGTCAACCCATTTTACAGGCATTAACTCAAGTAGAGCGCTTAATACGCGAGGCGCAAAATCCTGCATTAAAACGCGTAACCAAAGCAGACCAGTATTAA
- a CDS encoding bacteriohemerythrin gives MGMKWSVEYNTGIEVIDDQHRRILDYINEIDELNEGDDRAKLKGILDNIIDYTQSHFTFEESLQEEANYKYRVPHKRVHDLFIKKIETYRQRFELGQEIDSELHEALSKWLINHIRHDDADYVGAVKENMIGIIKENEKKKGKNWFARFFS, from the coding sequence ATGGGTATGAAATGGTCTGTCGAATATAATACAGGAATAGAGGTGATCGATGATCAGCATCGTCGTATTCTAGATTATATTAATGAAATTGATGAATTAAACGAAGGTGATGATCGAGCCAAATTAAAAGGTATTTTAGATAATATTATTGATTATACCCAATCGCATTTTACCTTTGAAGAAAGTTTGCAAGAAGAAGCAAACTATAAATATCGTGTACCACACAAGCGAGTGCATGATTTATTTATCAAAAAGATTGAGACCTATCGCCAACGTTTTGAGCTGGGGCAGGAAATTGATAGTGAACTGCATGAAGCTCTTTCAAAATGGTTGATTAACCATATCCGTCATGATGATGCAGATTATGTTGGTGCAGTGAAAGAAAATATGATTGGAATCATCAAAGAAAATGAAAAGAAAAAAGGGAAAAACTGGTTCGCTCGTTTCTTCTCATAA
- a CDS encoding GNAT family N-acetyltransferase, with the protein MLEKLNQYRQTLTLPLRHKPAQNQFRFEWVDNLKELQEVQRFRATQFSHQFGMHFEDGLDQDLYDFGCEHAVLREKWTGEIVAYTRLKLFQGYEIGQSYSAKEFEIIPQFSHLPSILEIGRTCVHPKFRSGKALSMLWLNLVPKVLWSMRAKYLMGCVSIHLEDNLARAYYTHRQIQQLSEHQTIDIRSKRSFEPERPDYSFPQDERMPKLFQTYLGMQSKLSKQAFYDENFKCLDYFVFLEVNKIATSFVMNKMVQR; encoded by the coding sequence ATGCTAGAAAAATTAAATCAATATCGCCAGACATTGACTTTACCTTTACGCCACAAACCAGCTCAAAATCAATTCCGTTTTGAATGGGTGGATAATTTAAAAGAATTACAAGAAGTACAACGTTTTAGAGCAACACAATTTAGTCACCAATTTGGTATGCACTTTGAAGACGGTCTAGATCAGGATCTTTATGATTTCGGTTGTGAACATGCAGTTTTACGCGAAAAATGGACGGGTGAAATTGTTGCGTATACGCGACTTAAACTGTTTCAGGGCTATGAAATTGGGCAAAGTTACAGTGCAAAAGAATTTGAAATCATCCCGCAATTTTCTCATTTACCCAGTATTCTCGAAATTGGACGAACTTGTGTACATCCCAAATTCCGTTCCGGGAAGGCACTGTCCATGCTCTGGTTAAACTTGGTTCCTAAAGTACTCTGGTCCATGCGTGCCAAATACTTAATGGGCTGTGTCAGTATTCATTTAGAAGACAACTTGGCGCGCGCTTATTATACCCATCGCCAAATTCAGCAGTTGAGTGAACATCAAACGATTGATATTCGTTCAAAACGCAGTTTTGAACCAGAACGTCCTGATTATAGCTTTCCGCAAGATGAACGCATGCCAAAATTATTTCAGACCTATCTGGGCATGCAGTCTAAACTTTCCAAACAAGCGTTTTATGACGAAAATTTTAAATGTCTGGATTATTTTGTTTTTCTGGAAGTGAATAAGATTGCGACCTCTTTTGTAATGAACAAAATGGTACAACGCTAG